Below is a genomic region from Coleofasciculaceae cyanobacterium.
GATTTAAACACTTACTCTGTTCTGGGTTTTCGTTTCGCCTCCTAAATCTCTATCGATCAATAAAGCTTGGATAATTTGTTCGCTCGTTGTTGTCCAACCCACAATTCCGCCTTGAGCGCGAATCATCTCTAGGGTAGATTGTTTAAATTCAGGAAAATAACTGGCGGTGGCATCTTCAACTAACAAACATTCGTAACCGCGATCGTTTGCTTCGCGCATGGTTGTCTGAACGCAAACCTCAGTCGTCACTCCAGTAACGATTAGGTGAGTTATACCTTTTTTTTGTAGCTGAGATTCTAGACTGGTTTGATAAAATGCACCTTTACCTGGTTTAGCAATGACTATCTCATTGGGGAGAGGTTGCAATTCAGAGATAATATCATTACCTGGTTCACCCAAAATCAATATTCGCCCCATAGCACCCATATTGCCTATTTTTAGCTTACTTTTTCCGCGCTGTAGCTTTGATGGTGGACAATCAGATAGATCCCTTTGATGACCCTCTACCGTATGAAAAATTGGTAAAGCGCGATCGCGAAATGTATCTAAGATCTCTTTGACAGTTGGCACAATCTTCTGAAGTTGGCTAATCTCATTCCCCAAAGCCTCTGCGAACCCCCCTGATTCTAAAAAATCTCGCTGCATATCAATAATTACTAACGCCACGCGATTGAGGCTGGGTATTTCATATTCGTACGGTTGGGCTGGGATTAAGACCATAGCTTAATTTATTACTTATTACTTCCCTATTTCCTTACATAGAACTAATATCCCGCCATGCGCCGGCCAATAGTGTTGATGTCTGCCTCCGCAGCCACACCTTCATAAACCAGTTTTCCTTCCCTAATAGCAACCAGGCGATCGCACAGCTTAAGAAGTTCGTCTAAGTCTTCACTGACAAGCAGTACCGCTACGCCTCGGTTTCTGGCTTTCACAATTGAGCGATGAATAAAATCTACCGAACTAAAATCCAGACCAAAGCAGGGATTAGCAGCAATTAATAACTCAATTTTCTTGGAAGATAATTCTCTGGCTAATACGGCACGCTGGACGTTTCCCCCAGAAAGATTGGCGATGGGAGTTTCTGGAGATGGAGTATTTACGGAGAAGGTTTTGATTAAGCTTTTAGCAGCCTGGCGAATAGCTTTTAAATTTAAAAATCCCTTTTGAGACTGGGGAGAGCGATCGAAGGTTCGCAGTGCCATATTTTCGGCGACGCTCATATTAGAAACGCAGGCGTTTTGTAATAGTTCTTCTGGTAGAGAAAACACCTGATGGTGAAACATTTCTTCGCGAGTTGCCCGATAGGTTTCACCGTTGACAAATATTTCTCCAGAGGTAGCCGAACGTTGACCCGATAATACTTCCACTAATTCTTTTTGCCCATTTCCCGATACTCCCGCAATCCCAACAATTTCACTGCTATTTACTTTGAGGTTTACGCCTTTTACTGCTGGAAGTCCATTATCTCGATCAACGCAAATATTTTTAATTTCTAAAACTGTTTGACCAGTAGAAGTTTCCATTTTTTCTATTTGTTCCAACTCCTGCTTTTCCCCCATCATCATTTGCGCCAAGTCAAAGATATTTAAATCTCTAACTAAGCCAGTTCCCGCTAATTTCCCTTTACGCAATACGGTAACTTCATCGCAGAAAGCCATTACTTCTCGGAACTTATGGCTAATTAGCAAAATACTCAAATTGCCAGCAACTACTTCTTCTCGTAGCAAACCTAACACCTCGTCTGCTTCTTGAGGAGTCAATACTGAAGTAGGCTCGTCTAAAATTAAAATGCGACTCTGAAGATAAATCTGTTTGAGAATTTCTAGTTTTTGCTTTTGTCCCGCAGCTAATTGAGCCACAGGAACATTTAACGGCACTTTCAACGGTGAAGCTGCCATAAATTCCGTTAAATTCTTAGACTCTCGTTTCCAGTCAATCAATTGAGTCTTATCGTAACGGGAGAGTACCAAGTTCTCCGCTACGGTCATGGCAGGTATAGACGTGAAGTGCTGATAAACCATACCAATGCCGTATTTATGAGCATTGCGGGGACTATCAATTTGACGAGAGCACTTATCAATAACTACTTCACCTCCACTAGGCTGATAAAAACCCATAATGCACTTAACCAAAGTGCTTTTACCTGCCCCGTTTTCCCCTAGTAATGCATGGACAGTTCCTGGTTTGATTTTTAAGGTAACGTCATCTAGAGCCACAAAACTACCAAACCGCTTGGACATATTGACCGCTTCTAATGCTGGCGGCATCTTGGCGGTGGTCTGATTGTTAGCAGTCATTGCTTCCATTGAATCACCTTGATTAATAGCTGTAATCCGATAGGCTTAGATTGACAGAATCAAGCTAAAAATTATGTATTTAAAATTACAAAAATGGACACTTCAGCAATGCGAAATAGTAAGCCTGTTTTGCCTGATCCTGCTTTAAATTCCTCAATCGAGCAACGTAGTTGCTCCGACAGCACGCGCTGGCGACGCGCTCCAGCGCGTGCTGATTAATTCATTTTTCGGCTCTGTTATTAATGCGTTTAATTATAGTCGTTAGTATCGTATGGCAGACTGTCCGTAATCTTTTGGCTGCCTTGGATACAGAAGGCAGCCATGAGGGTGTAACGAATGGAATCTTTGTGTTGGCGTAAAAGACAAGGAGTTTCGCGATTCTGCTCGATGACGATAAGTTTTGACGATTTACCCTCAAACAAATTAGTTGACAAACTAACAGCGCGAATACGTTTTAGCTTTTCTATTTCAGTTAGAAAGCTGCCCAACCCCACTGCTCCTGGGTCAGTCTTAAGAAAGGCAAAGTCTGACATTTTTATTTTCCGTTTTTGCCGTAGAGAGGAGAACATCAATTTGTTCGGTCAACTCTGGGGTAAGTTTATCTAGAATTTGCTCTTCAAAATCAGTTTCGTAGAAGAGCGATCGCGCTGTTGATTAAGCGTTCTACTTGAAGTTTGGTTGGTGGCTCTAACTCTTGGGGTAATAGCGTCCAATTCTCTATGAGTTCTTCTGTATCCTAATTTGATGGCGAGGGACGTTGCAACGCGGAGCAGCTTGTCCAATCGCCATGTTGGTTTAACCATTTATCTCCTTTGATTGTCAAAACTCAGCAGAGGAGAATCGATAACATTAAAAGTTCATCATAAATGCAGATTTAAAACTACCTGTCAAATGCCACTAAAAAGATACATTTAGAAAACTTATCA
It encodes:
- a CDS encoding ABC transporter ATP-binding protein — protein: MEAMTANNQTTAKMPPALEAVNMSKRFGSFVALDDVTLKIKPGTVHALLGENGAGKSTLVKCIMGFYQPSGGEVVIDKCSRQIDSPRNAHKYGIGMVYQHFTSIPAMTVAENLVLSRYDKTQLIDWKRESKNLTEFMAASPLKVPLNVPVAQLAAGQKQKLEILKQIYLQSRILILDEPTSVLTPQEADEVLGLLREEVVAGNLSILLISHKFREVMAFCDEVTVLRKGKLAGTGLVRDLNIFDLAQMMMGEKQELEQIEKMETSTGQTVLEIKNICVDRDNGLPAVKGVNLKVNSSEIVGIAGVSGNGQKELVEVLSGQRSATSGEIFVNGETYRATREEMFHHQVFSLPEELLQNACVSNMSVAENMALRTFDRSPQSQKGFLNLKAIRQAAKSLIKTFSVNTPSPETPIANLSGGNVQRAVLARELSSKKIELLIAANPCFGLDFSSVDFIHRSIVKARNRGVAVLLVSEDLDELLKLCDRLVAIREGKLVYEGVAAEADINTIGRRMAGY
- a CDS encoding isochorismatase family cysteine hydrolase — protein: MVLIPAQPYEYEIPSLNRVALVIIDMQRDFLESGGFAEALGNEISQLQKIVPTVKEILDTFRDRALPIFHTVEGHQRDLSDCPPSKLQRGKSKLKIGNMGAMGRILILGEPGNDIISELQPLPNEIVIAKPGKGAFYQTSLESQLQKKGITHLIVTGVTTEVCVQTTMREANDRGYECLLVEDATASYFPEFKQSTLEMIRAQGGIVGWTTTSEQIIQALLIDRDLGGETKTQNRVSV